The Terriglobales bacterium genome has a segment encoding these proteins:
- a CDS encoding MXAN_5187 C-terminal domain-containing protein: protein MTVDEELSLLDESVRRLKIEYDVYFGGGSKKPPDDTDWRVKTLIKKYSDGSKMSFAQRFRYNSIVQRYALFSDLWRQKLKIKEEGYRRPQDAALGISGMRQEEAHQAEAALKGEADGVERPFIAHFSDPDAEHDRVQQLYEAMIAAKQKVGEAPPAGDINSFKQFVKKKTEQLRKDYGCHAVEYSVEMENGQVKLKAKAKV from the coding sequence GTGACCGTCGACGAGGAACTGAGTCTTCTCGACGAATCCGTCCGCCGTCTGAAGATCGAGTACGACGTCTACTTCGGCGGCGGCTCCAAGAAGCCGCCCGACGACACCGACTGGCGCGTCAAGACCCTCATCAAGAAGTACTCCGACGGCTCCAAGATGAGCTTCGCGCAGCGCTTCCGCTACAACTCCATCGTGCAGCGCTACGCCCTGTTCAGCGACCTCTGGCGCCAGAAGCTCAAGATCAAGGAAGAGGGCTACCGCCGCCCGCAGGATGCCGCTCTCGGCATCAGCGGCATGCGCCAGGAGGAAGCCCACCAGGCCGAGGCTGCGCTCAAGGGCGAGGCCGACGGCGTCGAGCGCCCTTTCATCGCTCACTTCTCCGACCCGGACGCCGAGCACGACCGCGTCCAGCAGCTCTACGAAGCCATGATCGCCGCCAAGCAGAAGGTCGGCGAAGCCCCGCCCGCCGGCGACATCAACTCCTTCAAGCAGTTCGTCAAGAAGAAGACCGAGCAGCTCCGCAAAGACTACGGCTGCCACGCCGTCGAGTACTCCGTCGAGATGGAGAACGGCCAGGTCAAGCTCAAGGCCAAGGCCAAGGTCTAG